A stretch of DNA from Rathayibacter sp. VKM Ac-2762:
TGCTGCTGAGGATCCTGCCGAAGCGGGCGCTCCCGCGGCGCCTCGTGATCTCGCTGCTCGGCGTGCTCCTCCCGGTCTGCGAGTGCGGCAACGTGCCGCTCGCCCGCGGGCTGATCGTCAAGGGCCTCTCGGTGTCGGAGTCGATGACGTTCCTGCTCGCCGCGCCGATCGTGAATCCGATCACCATCGTCACGACCTACCAGGCCTTCGGCTGGGCCGACGGGATCCTCGTCTGGCGCATCGTCGGCGGCTTCGCGATCGCGAACCTCGTCGGCTGGATCTTCAGCCGCCACTCCGAGCCGATGAGCCTGCTCACCGACCGCTTCCGCGCTGCCTGCGAGGCGGGCGAGCGGCCCTCCCGCTCCCTCCGCGACCGCTCCCGGCGCAGCGTGCTGCTGTTCGCCGAGGAGACCGGGGCGATGATGCCGGCGCTGTTCGTCGGCGCCGCCATCGCGGGGCTGATCCAGGTCGGCGTCTCGCGCGACGTGCTGACCACGCTCGGCGGCGACCCGCTCTGGTCGGTGCTGGCGCTGATGGTGCTCGCGTTCGTCATCTCGATCTGCTCGAACGTCGACGCGTTCTTCGTGCTCTCGTTCGGCTCCACGTTCCTGCCGGGAGGCATCATCGCATTCCTCGTCTTCGGCCCGATGATCGACGTCAAGATGCTCGCGCTGCTGCGCACCACGTTCTCGGCCGCGACGCTGGTGCGCGTCACCGTGCTGGTCGCCCTCGCCGCCGCCGTGCTGGGACTGGCGGTGAACTATGCGCTCTGAGCGCCTCCTCGCCCGCTGGAAGGGCGTCGTCCTCAGCCTGATCGGCGTCGTCTCGACCCTGTGGCTCGCGGCGACCGGCCGGCTCGGCCTCTACATCCACCCCCGCTACTTCGAGTTCTCGGTGGTGCTCGCGGTGATCGCCGGAGTGCTGCTGATCGCGGCGTTCGCGGTCGTGCCGGGCGCCGAGGAGGACGCCTACGAGCACGAGCACGAGGACGACGTCGAGCACCTCCACGCCCCCGCGCCCGCCCGCCCCTGGCGCCGGGTGGTCGCGGTAGCAGCCGGAGTCGCGGTGATCGCCTCCGCCGCCGTCGCCCTGCTCGTGCTCCCGCCGGCCGCCCTCACCGCCTCGACCGCGACGCAGCGCGAGGTCAACACGAGCGCCGTCGACGCCTCCGTGACCGCCGCTGCGCCCACCGGCGACACGGCCTCCTTCAGCGTGCGCGACTGGGCGACCCTGCTGCGTCAGGGCGCGAGCGAGCAGTTCCTCGCCGGCCGCACGGCCACGGTGAGCGGATTCGTGACCCCCGACGCCTCCGACCCCGAGAACGTCTTCTACATCGCCCGCTTCGTCGTCACCTGCTGCGCGGTGGACGCCCAGCCGGTGGGCGTGCCGGTGTACCAGGCCGGCTGGGCCGACACCTGGTCGGAGGGGCAGTGGCTGGAGGCGAGCGGCGGCTTCGGCGCGAACCCGAGCGTCACCAGCGCCGAGGCGGTCGTGCTGGAGCCGGAGGCGCTCACTCCGATCGACGAGCCTGCGATGCCGTATGTCTACTGAGCGCGGCGCGTCTCCGGAGGACGGCGCGTCTCTCGAGCCCGGCGCGTCTCCCGAGCGCGGCACGTCGGCGCAGAGCGGGCGACGGTCCGAAGGCGGGGCGCGGCGGGCTCCCGGCCTCGACTCCGCAGGCGCCTCCCGCTTCCCACGGCTCTTCTGGGCGGTCGTCGCGGTGCTCGTCCTCGCGGTCGGAGGCCTGACCGCCGCCACCGTCGCGAAGGGGCCCCGGGTCGCCTCCCTCGAGGTCAGCACCGACGGCGTGGTCGAGCGCGACGGATCCCGCGCCCGCCTGCACCTCGACCAGGCGCTCGAGCCCGACGCGCTCGACCGCGTCCGCGTCGCTCCGGACGCCCCGCACACCGCCGAGCTCGACGGCGGCGTGCTCACCGTCACCTTCACCGACACCCTCCGCTACGCCACCCGCTACGAGATCGGGATCGACGACGCCCGCAGCGCCGCGACCGGCTCGGCCGCCGACGTCTCCGCCTCCTTCACCACGAAGGACCCCGACCTCTTCACCCTCGACCGCACCGCCGACGACCCCTCGCAGCCCGACGCCGTCCGCGTCCGCCCGCTCTCCGGAGGCGACGCCCGGGTCCTCGTCACGGCCGACCGGATCCAGGACTACGCCGTCGTCGGCCCGGTGCTGGTCGTCGTGACCATCGAGCCGGACGACACGAACCTCCTCCGCACGGTCACGCTCGACACCGGCTCCGAGGGCGTCATCCCGCTGCCCGGCCCCGGGACCGTGCGCGAGCTGCACTCCTCGCCCGAGAAGGGCGTGCTCGGCTGGACCTTCACCGGGCAGGCGCCGTCGGGCCCGCTCGACCGCGCCCTCTACTCCTACGACCTGACCGACCAGAAGGCCGAGGCGGTCGCCGTGCTCGGGATAGACGGCGGGCCGCTGCGGGCGCGCGACTGGATGTTCGTGCCGGGCACCACCTCGGTCGTCACCCACTCGCTCGACGACACGGTGCTCCTGCTCGACCTGCTGACGCCCGGCTCGATCAGCCCGTTCGGGCAGCACGCGGAGCTGCGCGGATTCGTGCCCGGCGCGAACCGGCTCGTGGTCGCCGATCCGGAGTCGGGCTCGCTGATCGACCTGGCCGACGGCTCGGTCGAGACGCTCGCCCTCCCGCCGGCCGATGTGAGCGCGACCGCGACGCCCGTGCAGATCCTGCTCCTCGACTCCGGGAGCTACGTCGAGCTCGAGGCCGAGTACGCGCCGGAGACGGGCGCGACCCAGTACTCCGTCGTCCGCGTCGACGCGTCGGGCACCTCGGAGGTGTTCCGCACCTCGCCGACGGGGCGCATCCGCGGCGTCTGCCTCTCGCCGAACGGG
This window harbors:
- a CDS encoding permease — translated: MSPESALAAPTRASPGARRSRRGPLLGLALVAVLVATRLLAPDAAGDALSDAVRDFLTLSISVVIESLPFVFLGIVLSIAVQLWVPEAVLLRILPKRALPRRLVISLLGVLLPVCECGNVPLARGLIVKGLSVSESMTFLLAAPIVNPITIVTTYQAFGWADGILVWRIVGGFAIANLVGWIFSRHSEPMSLLTDRFRAACEAGERPSRSLRDRSRRSVLLFAEETGAMMPALFVGAAIAGLIQVGVSRDVLTTLGGDPLWSVLALMVLAFVISICSNVDAFFVLSFGSTFLPGGIIAFLVFGPMIDVKMLALLRTTFSAATLVRVTVLVALAAAVLGLAVNYAL
- a CDS encoding TIGR03943 family protein, whose translation is MRSERLLARWKGVVLSLIGVVSTLWLAATGRLGLYIHPRYFEFSVVLAVIAGVLLIAAFAVVPGAEEDAYEHEHEDDVEHLHAPAPARPWRRVVAVAAGVAVIASAAVALLVLPPAALTASTATQREVNTSAVDASVTAAAPTGDTASFSVRDWATLLRQGASEQFLAGRTATVSGFVTPDASDPENVFYIARFVVTCCAVDAQPVGVPVYQAGWADTWSEGQWLEASGGFGANPSVTSAEAVVLEPEALTPIDEPAMPYVY